From the genome of Acidobacteriota bacterium:
GCGGGCCTTGGGGCGCGCCCGTATGCAATCCCGGGCCGCAGCGCCGCGGCGGCGGCCCGGGCGCGTTCACGGAACAATGGCCTCCTGGCCGTGCAGGTAGGGCCGCAGCGCCCTCGGGATGGTGACCGAGCCGTCGCGCTGCTGGCCGTTTTCCAGCAGCGCCACCCACGTGCGGCCGATGGCCAGGCCCGAGCCGTTCAGGGTGTGCAGGAAGCGCACCTTGCCCCCGTCCGCCGGCCGGTAGCGCAGGTTGGCCCGGCGCGCCTGGAAATCCTTGAAGTTGCTGCAGGAGGAGATCTCCACATACTTCCCGGCGCTGGGGAGCCACACCTCAAGGTCGTACGTCTTGGCCGAGGAGAATCCCATGTCGCCGGTGCAGAGCGCCACCACGCGGTACGGCAGCTCCAGGCGCTGGAGGATCCGCTCGGCATCGGCGGTGAGGCCCTCGAGCTCGGCCATGGAGTCCTCGGGGCGGCAGAACTTGACCAGCTCCACCTTGTGGAACTGGTGCTGCCGGATGAGCCCCCGCGTCTCCTTCCCGTGCGCGCCGGCCTCGGAGCGGAAGCACGGGGTGAAGGCCACGTGGCGGATGGGCAGGTCGGCCTCGGGCAGGATCTCCTCTCGGTACAGGTTGGTGACGGGAACCTCGGCCGTGGGAATCAGGTAGAACGGCCACCCCTGCAGGTGAAACAGGTCCTCCTCGAACTTGGGCAGGTTGCCCGTGCCCACGAGCGCGTCGGCGTTGACGATGTACGGCGGCAGGATCTCCTGGTAGCCGTGCTCCCGAATGTGCACATCGAGCATGAACGCGGCCAGCGCGCGCTCCAGCGCAGCGCCGACGCCGCGGTAGACGGCGAACCGGGCGCCGGTTATTTTGCCGGCCCGGTCCATGTCCAGGATGTTCAGGGCGCGCCCCAGATCCACGTGGTCCCGCACCGGGAAGTCGAACGCCCGCGGCTGCCCCCACCGGCGGACCTCCACGTTCTCCTCGGCGGAGGCGCCCACCGGCACCGAGTCGTCGGGCAGGTTGGGCACGTTGAGGAGGAAGCCGTCGAGGTTCCGCTCCGTCTCGGCCAGATCGGCCTCGAGCCCCTTGATCTCCTCGCCCACCGCCTTCATGCGCGCCATCTCGGCCGCGACATCCCGGCCCTCTTTTTTGAGCCGAGGGATCTCGCCCGAGACCTTGTTGCGCAGCGCCCGCAGCTCCTCGACGCGGACGAGAATCTCGCGACGCCGCCCCTCCAGTCCGGCGAAGGCGCCGAAATCCGGCGTCGCGCCGCGTTGGGCGATTTTCGCTTTGACAAGCTCGAGATTTTCCCTGACGAACTTCGAGTCCAGCATCCGAAAACTCCACCGGCGAAGAAAAGAGGTATTTTAAAAAAAAGCAGTCCAAATTACAATATGATCCTGACTTGACCTTACCCCGACCGCGAGGCGAACATTTTTCATGGGTGGTGACCGGCAGCCGAAGAAACCCCCGCAGCTCCTGTATGCCGCAATGACCGACACCGGCCGGGAGCGCCAGAACAACGAAGACGGTGTGGTGGCCTGTGATCTCGCCACCGCCACCGGCC
Proteins encoded in this window:
- the serS gene encoding serine--tRNA ligase, encoding MLDSKFVRENLELVKAKIAQRGATPDFGAFAGLEGRRREILVRVEELRALRNKVSGEIPRLKKEGRDVAAEMARMKAVGEEIKGLEADLAETERNLDGFLLNVPNLPDDSVPVGASAEENVEVRRWGQPRAFDFPVRDHVDLGRALNILDMDRAGKITGARFAVYRGVGAALERALAAFMLDVHIREHGYQEILPPYIVNADALVGTGNLPKFEEDLFHLQGWPFYLIPTAEVPVTNLYREEILPEADLPIRHVAFTPCFRSEAGAHGKETRGLIRQHQFHKVELVKFCRPEDSMAELEGLTADAERILQRLELPYRVVALCTGDMGFSSAKTYDLEVWLPSAGKYVEISSCSNFKDFQARRANLRYRPADGGKVRFLHTLNGSGLAIGRTWVALLENGQQRDGSVTIPRALRPYLHGQEAIVP